From Serinicoccus profundi, the proteins below share one genomic window:
- a CDS encoding MarR family winged helix-turn-helix transcriptional regulator, protein MPDATPDPATAALAHDLRIACMRVARRVRFDADNTIAPHHFSVLVRLHEQPRTLGELAAIEQVSAPSMSRSVGQLAELGYVERAPDPDDGRLVRLSLTPDGRRVLEREREHRDAWMAARLEGLSERDRTLLRRATDLVEGILEADRAQDRARRGESR, encoded by the coding sequence ATGCCTGACGCCACCCCTGACCCCGCCACCGCGGCACTCGCGCACGACCTGCGCATCGCCTGCATGCGGGTGGCCCGACGGGTCCGCTTCGACGCCGACAACACCATCGCCCCGCACCACTTCAGCGTGCTGGTGCGCCTCCACGAGCAGCCGCGCACGCTGGGCGAGCTCGCCGCCATCGAGCAGGTCAGCGCCCCGAGCATGAGCCGCAGCGTCGGACAGCTCGCCGAGCTGGGGTATGTCGAGCGTGCCCCCGACCCCGACGACGGGCGCCTCGTGCGCCTCTCGCTCACGCCGGACGGCCGGAGGGTCCTGGAGCGCGAGCGCGAGCACCGGGACGCCTGGATGGCCGCCCGGCTCGAGGGGCTCAGCGAGCGTGACCGCACCCTGCTGCGGCGGGCGACCGACCTCGTCGAGGGCATCCTCGAGGCCGACCGCGCGCAGGACCGCGCCCGTCGGGGGGAGTCCCGATGA